A region from the Halanaerobium saccharolyticum subsp. saccharolyticum DSM 6643 genome encodes:
- a CDS encoding methyl-accepting chemotaxis protein, which yields MKLLKFKSIRAKFLIPTLIVLIAGMAAIGYIGYDTQRDYIMEQTEETATSKMEEIKTIIDDRKENAQLTEEAIDKYLITITRTIDQHLTTVSDSIIQEEINTLMQELDLEEIHVTDAKGVIRWSSVMEFIGFDFSESEQTKPFLEGLENEEFELAQAPQERGTDGELFKYIGVGRTDKAGIVQIGVQPKELQEILAKIDITRTAETAKYGRNGYVYITNKSGQIISHPESSMIGSSITDYSWGNEILTQQEGSDIINLEGEELLQNYMPYDNYIIVTALPTSEYQSALDAYRNKIFITILLAIIIASIIVFMVTSSVVNPLKNAIGFAEEIANGNLSVAELKVKTKDEVGELSNALNNMLKNLKSLVGQVIDISANLSASSEELSASGEEVSASAEHVGTAIQDVASGAEEQSAQAQETNALLYELTGQINMVSSSSEAMNKKADEVTYNIEVGDQSIENSVAEVNKLKENSNNVSDAIDSLADSSQRIGEIVQIIKDISAQTNLLALNAAIEAARAGEAGRGFSVVADEIRELAEQSGEATDEISKLIGGIQKDVEISVENMEQTEQAVDTSVNSIEESGKSFDDIRQAASVLNNIIENIGEQTEKMKVNSNEVESAVKQIAEVSQTAASNAEEVAAASEEQSASTEEIVNSAQNLAEMAQKLSNAVNEFKI from the coding sequence ATGAAATTATTAAAATTTAAGTCGATTAGAGCAAAATTTTTAATACCGACACTTATAGTACTTATAGCAGGGATGGCAGCAATAGGATATATAGGTTATGATACTCAAAGAGACTATATCATGGAGCAGACTGAAGAAACAGCAACCTCAAAGATGGAAGAAATTAAAACCATAATAGATGATAGAAAAGAAAATGCTCAGCTTACTGAAGAGGCAATTGATAAATATCTTATTACAATAACCAGAACAATAGATCAACATTTAACAACAGTATCTGATTCTATAATCCAGGAGGAAATAAATACTCTTATGCAGGAGTTGGATTTAGAAGAAATCCATGTAACTGATGCAAAAGGTGTTATCAGATGGTCTAGTGTTATGGAATTTATTGGGTTTGATTTTAGTGAGTCAGAACAGACAAAGCCTTTTCTAGAAGGATTGGAAAATGAAGAGTTTGAATTAGCACAAGCTCCTCAAGAGCGAGGAACAGATGGTGAATTATTTAAATATATAGGGGTTGGAAGAACAGATAAAGCGGGAATTGTCCAGATTGGTGTCCAGCCGAAAGAACTGCAGGAAATTTTGGCAAAAATTGATATCACTCGTACGGCAGAAACAGCTAAATACGGTAGAAATGGATATGTTTATATCACAAATAAAAGTGGACAAATAATAAGTCATCCAGAAAGCAGTATGATAGGAAGCAGTATCACAGATTACAGCTGGGGAAATGAAATATTAACTCAGCAGGAGGGTAGTGATATTATTAACCTGGAAGGGGAAGAACTTCTCCAGAATTATATGCCCTATGATAACTATATAATAGTCACCGCACTTCCAACTTCTGAATATCAATCAGCGCTGGATGCATACAGAAATAAGATATTCATTACCATCTTGTTAGCAATAATTATAGCCTCAATTATAGTCTTTATGGTAACCTCTTCTGTAGTAAATCCGCTTAAAAATGCTATAGGATTTGCAGAAGAGATAGCAAATGGTAATCTTTCGGTGGCAGAATTGAAAGTAAAGACTAAGGATGAAGTTGGGGAACTATCCAATGCATTAAATAATATGCTCAAAAACCTAAAATCTCTTGTTGGCCAGGTAATAGATATTTCAGCTAATCTGTCAGCTTCAAGTGAAGAACTTTCAGCCTCTGGTGAAGAAGTATCAGCTTCTGCAGAACATGTTGGCACAGCAATCCAGGATGTGGCATCTGGTGCTGAAGAACAATCAGCACAGGCGCAGGAAACAAATGCTCTGCTCTATGAACTTACAGGCCAGATCAATATGGTAAGTAGTTCCTCGGAAGCAATGAACAAAAAAGCAGATGAGGTAACATATAATATAGAAGTTGGTGATCAATCTATAGAAAATTCAGTAGCAGAGGTCAATAAACTCAAAGAAAATTCTAATAATGTATCTGATGCCATAGATTCTCTTGCAGATTCATCACAAAGAATTGGTGAGATAGTTCAAATAATTAAAGATATATCTGCTCAGACAAACCTTCTTGCTTTAAATGCAGCTATTGAGGCAGCAAGAGCCGGAGAAGCAGGAAGAGGTTTTAGTGTTGTTGCAGATGAAATTAGAGAATTGGCAGAACAGTCAGGCGAAGCTACCGATGAAATATCAAAATTAATTGGTGGAATTCAGAAAGATGTAGAAATTTCGGTTGAAAATATGGAGCAGACAGAGCAAGCAGTAGATACAAGTGTAAATTCAATAGAAGAAAGTGGTAAGTCATTTGATGATATCAGGCAGGCTGCTTCTGTTCTGAATAATATAATAGAAAATATAGGTGAACAGACTGAAAAAATGAAAGTAAACAGTAATGAAGTGGAATCTGCAGTAAAACAGATTGCAGAAGTCAGTCAAACCGCGGCAAGTAATGCAGAAGAAGTTGCTGCAGCCAGTGAAGAACAGAGTGCTTCCACTGAAGAGATTGTAAATTCTGCTCAAAATCTTGCAGAAATGGCACAGAAACTCTCAAATGCAGTAAATGAATTCAAAATTTAA
- the istA gene encoding IS21 family transposase produces the protein MNKEDGYKMHMKIQQLKEIGLNKSQIARRLNISRPTLNKYYDLNTEEFKEVLQSMSTRTKKADKYHDKILNWLKEHPDISASQIYDWIEEQLNGYPGFTESTLRNYIRDLRKEHNIPKTKHPRIYEAVEDPPMGQQMQVDMGEKWVYKADKITRVKLYLIAFVLSHSRYKYVEWFDRPLTTADVVAAHENAFEYFEGIPEEAVYDQDSLILYSENYGDLIYTHQFASYRLERKFRVYMCRAADPESKGRIENVVGYVKNNFAAHRTFINLEKWNEDCLKWLERRANGKIYGTTKKYQLRY, from the coding sequence TTGAACAAAGAAGATGGATATAAAATGCATATGAAAATCCAGCAATTAAAAGAAATAGGATTAAATAAATCCCAGATTGCAAGAAGATTAAATATCAGCAGACCAACACTCAATAAATACTATGACTTAAATACAGAAGAATTTAAAGAAGTTCTTCAGTCAATGAGTACCAGAACTAAAAAAGCAGATAAGTATCATGATAAGATTCTAAACTGGCTAAAAGAACATCCTGATATCTCAGCTTCTCAAATCTATGACTGGATTGAAGAACAGCTTAACGGATATCCTGGTTTCACAGAAAGTACTCTTAGAAATTACATAAGAGATTTAAGAAAAGAGCATAATATACCCAAAACAAAGCATCCCAGGATCTATGAGGCAGTTGAAGATCCGCCAATGGGTCAGCAGATGCAGGTTGATATGGGTGAAAAATGGGTCTACAAAGCAGATAAAATCACCAGAGTTAAGCTCTATCTCATTGCCTTTGTTCTCTCCCATTCTCGATACAAATATGTAGAATGGTTTGATAGACCATTAACTACAGCTGATGTAGTAGCAGCTCACGAAAATGCATTTGAATACTTTGAAGGCATACCAGAAGAAGCTGTCTATGATCAGGATAGTTTAATCCTGTACAGTGAAAACTATGGTGATTTAATTTACACTCACCAGTTTGCATCATATAGGCTTGAAAGAAAATTTAGAGTATATATGTGTAGGGCGGCTGATCCTGAATCTAAAGGTCGTATTGAAAATGTTGTTGGCTATGTAAAAAATAATTTTGCAGCTCATAGAACATTTATCAATTTAGAAAAGTGGAATGAGGATTGTCTTAAGTGGCTTGAACGCCGTGCTAATGGGAAAATATATGGCACAACAAAAAAATACCAGCTCAGGTATTAA
- a CDS encoding P-loop NTPase family protein, giving the protein MTITIENLKDKFKVLKLKNASDNISEIISHAVENYFPSEKLLEYVLDQEIEAREEARLEKYLKQAAFP; this is encoded by the coding sequence ATGACAATCACAATTGAAAATCTAAAAGATAAATTTAAAGTTTTAAAGTTAAAAAATGCCTCTGATAATATATCAGAAATCATATCTCATGCTGTTGAAAATTATTTTCCCAGCGAAAAATTATTAGAATATGTATTAGACCAGGAGATTGAGGCACGAGAAGAAGCTCGCCTAGAAAAATATTTGAAACAAGCTGCATTCCCATAG
- a CDS encoding ATP-binding protein, whose protein sequence is MLGPLGAGKTHLSIGLGIHAINECYQVIFAAISDLIYWLKIDEMIRYYKTKLNRVLKR, encoded by the coding sequence CTGCTTGGTCCTTTAGGAGCAGGCAAAACTCATCTGAGCATCGGCCTCGGCATTCATGCCATCAACGAATGCTACCAAGTAATCTTTGCAGCTATTAGTGATTTAATCTACTGGCTTAAAATTGATGAAATGATTAGATATTATAAAACTAAACTCAATAGAGTTTTAAAGAGGTGA
- a CDS encoding IS30 family transposase: MCQSNCNTKRSKGEHLSYEDRVKIEHLYNQQDKNYTEIGKELNCHRTTVSREIKKGEIEQKNTAKGPDLKIGDNNKLAEFIKEQILKLRSPAAVVDDIKKSDDYETELHWKTIYNYIDKGVLDIDRDDLIHGNYKVEKDRPKESASTTRRKEGRTIRDRPEEADTREEFGHWEMDLVEGLKEKGEPFLLVLTERQTRQEIIEKIPNKKSESVVKGLDRIERRFGVVNFRETFKTITTDNGAEFADYEGIEESFTGSSIPRTSQYYCDAYCIWQRGSNEVANRFIRRFLPKGTSFKGIKRTLVKKIQEFINTYPRKMFGYGNSDELFREKLSFSI, encoded by the coding sequence ATGTGTCAAAGTAATTGTAACACAAAAAGAAGCAAAGGTGAACACCTAAGTTATGAAGATCGCGTAAAGATAGAACATCTATACAATCAACAGGATAAAAATTATACTGAAATAGGTAAAGAACTAAACTGTCATAGAACTACAGTAAGTCGTGAAATTAAAAAGGGTGAAATAGAGCAAAAGAATACTGCTAAAGGACCGGATTTAAAAATAGGCGATAATAATAAATTAGCAGAATTTATAAAAGAGCAAATACTTAAATTAAGATCTCCTGCAGCAGTAGTAGATGATATTAAAAAATCAGATGATTATGAGACAGAACTACACTGGAAAACAATCTATAATTATATAGATAAAGGTGTTTTGGATATAGATAGAGATGATCTCATACATGGTAACTATAAAGTTGAAAAAGATAGGCCTAAAGAAAGTGCTAGTACTACTAGACGTAAGGAAGGCCGGACAATTAGGGACAGACCTGAAGAAGCTGATACCAGGGAAGAATTTGGACACTGGGAGATGGATTTGGTAGAGGGTTTAAAGGAAAAAGGAGAGCCATTTTTACTGGTTTTAACAGAAAGACAGACCAGACAGGAAATCATAGAAAAAATACCAAACAAGAAATCAGAATCTGTGGTAAAGGGGTTAGATCGTATAGAAAGACGATTTGGAGTAGTGAATTTCAGAGAGACATTCAAAACAATCACTACAGACAATGGAGCAGAATTTGCAGATTATGAAGGAATTGAAGAATCTTTTACAGGTAGCAGTATCCCAAGAACCAGTCAGTATTACTGCGATGCATACTGCATCTGGCAGAGAGGCTCAAATGAGGTAGCTAACAGGTTTATCCGAAGATTCTTACCTAAAGGCACAAGCTTCAAAGGGATCAAAAGAACCCTAGTAAAAAAGATTCAGGAATTTATAAACACTTATCCCAGAAAAATGTTTGGCTACGGAAATTCAGACGAATTATTTAGAGAAAAACTTAGTTTCAGCATCTAG
- a CDS encoding GTP-binding protein — MTGFLGAGKTTFLNNLLGQLKDKKTGVIVNEFGETNVDAKMLDLENDDGIVEINNGSIFLQLFIRVFCRIDIIIQGY, encoded by the coding sequence ATTACCGGCTTCTTGGGAGCAGGTAAGACAACATTTTTGAATAATTTACTGGGGCAGCTTAAAGATAAAAAAACTGGAGTTATTGTTAATGAGTTTGGTGAGACTAATGTAGATGCCAAGATGCTTGATTTGGAAAATGATGATGGCATAGTTGAAATAAACAACGGTTCTATTTTTTTGCAGCTGTTTATCAGGGTCTTTTGTAGAATCGATATTATCATACAAGGATATTGA
- a CDS encoding GTP-binding protein — MSRPKSIDSILADVAKITDDRFDFRGMISIAEASNFNKIFKALNLAREQVAYSDLVIINKTDLVDNKELDKIESIIISLNPSAEIIKSSYSELNIDILENNFSSNKDVGKI; from the coding sequence ATGTCAAGACCTAAAAGTATCGACAGCATTTTAGCTGATGTGGCTAAAATAACAGATGATAGATTTGATTTTAGAGGAATGATTAGTATAGCAGAGGCTTCTAATTTTAATAAGATTTTTAAAGCATTAAACTTGGCCAGAGAACAGGTAGCATACAGTGATTTGGTTATAATTAATAAAACTGACTTAGTTGATAATAAAGAATTGGATAAGATTGAAAGCATAATTATTTCTTTAAATCCAAGTGCAGAAATAATTAAAAGCAGTTATTCTGAGCTTAATATAGATATCCTGGAAAATAATTTTTCTTCTAATAAAGATGTTGGAAAAATTTGA
- a CDS encoding MFS transporter, producing the protein MYDFKNKELYYFFENIRIINSSQKGKIYNMKKRKIFIFTLHVLMTTQTYFFLPLIPIYAKEFGITQFLIGQIIFFYNLPSGFTKIYIGFLIDKIGSKNVLIFSNLIFIIGLIFYFFPRNFFILCTAQFLTGTSRAAFMASTAFYFSEMDADERGKNLGIRTAGIGMGFFIGPILGGFVSDLWGYYSLFIILLMSFFLNALLLKNLPNIEVKKKKTKPAEDNNFIDETKLLLKNPEYLIVILSGFTISSIMILTDNYLPLYLNEISLSLKAVGFILSVKGLSQIIFGSIMGSLSDKYGRMIFVYGGITIPALSIMLLPFLTNFYFLVLNVFLISLGFTVLNPILNALAAETVSPERRGFSIGIWQSSVSFATTTFALLFGYMYSAFKLNYIFVVSSLFLLLCLIGVIFLRYKFVLSGKTKLKEVNSYDQ; encoded by the coding sequence TTGTATGATTTTAAAAATAAAGAATTATATTATTTTTTTGAGAATATAAGAATAATAAATTCATCTCAGAAGGGAAAGATATACAATATGAAAAAAAGAAAGATATTTATTTTTACTCTGCATGTTCTAATGACAACACAAACATACTTTTTCTTGCCATTAATTCCAATTTACGCAAAAGAATTTGGTATAACTCAATTTTTAATTGGACAGATTATATTCTTCTACAATCTACCAAGTGGGTTTACCAAAATTTACATAGGTTTTTTAATTGACAAAATAGGTAGTAAAAATGTGCTTATATTTTCGAACCTTATATTTATAATTGGGCTAATATTTTATTTTTTTCCGAGAAACTTTTTTATTTTATGTACTGCTCAGTTTTTAACCGGTACAAGTAGAGCCGCTTTTATGGCCAGTACAGCTTTTTATTTTTCAGAGATGGATGCTGATGAGCGGGGGAAAAATCTTGGTATAAGAACAGCAGGAATAGGAATGGGATTTTTTATTGGTCCTATTTTAGGAGGTTTTGTAAGCGACTTGTGGGGTTATTATTCTCTTTTCATCATATTATTAATGTCTTTTTTTCTAAATGCTCTTCTCCTAAAAAATCTACCTAATATTGAAGTTAAAAAGAAAAAAACAAAACCAGCGGAAGATAATAATTTTATTGATGAAACTAAACTTCTATTAAAAAACCCAGAATATCTTATAGTTATATTAAGTGGTTTTACAATCTCTTCAATTATGATATTAACAGATAACTATCTACCTCTTTATTTGAATGAAATCAGCCTTTCTCTGAAAGCAGTTGGTTTTATATTAAGTGTTAAAGGCCTGTCACAGATAATATTTGGCAGTATAATGGGCAGTTTATCTGATAAATATGGAAGAATGATCTTTGTTTATGGTGGGATAACAATCCCAGCTTTATCTATCATGCTGCTTCCTTTTTTGACTAATTTTTATTTTCTTGTTCTTAATGTATTTTTAATATCTTTAGGATTTACAGTTCTAAATCCAATATTAAATGCACTTGCAGCTGAAACTGTTAGCCCAGAAAGAAGAGGTTTTTCTATCGGCATCTGGCAGTCAAGTGTAAGCTTTGCAACAACAACATTCGCTCTTTTATTCGGTTATATGTACAGCGCTTTTAAATTAAATTATATATTTGTTGTTTCCAGTTTATTTTTATTACTCTGCCTTATTGGTGTTATTTTTTTAAGATACAAATTTGTGCTAAGCGGAAAAACAAAATTAAAGGAAGTGAATTCTTATGATCAATGA
- a CDS encoding AraC family transcriptional regulator: MDKKDDNIYNESKLTNDFSISHRKTSSTVKYFKHYHNAYEILLQNSGSGEFFIKDNNYNMTSKSIFLIDKFDIHKTLVKKNSANYDRFVLQMKGPFLKNNCIFEKYDFHLTDIFKKNIKYIKLKDQDYKKIKYLTEKIIMESTKKKYMFQPIVHAYLLEMVVIIDRIIEIETKYSNKNDKKTNPNLQLAEIIAYINQNYKNKITLQNIAEKLYISKYYLSHFFKDSTGFTVIEFVNNKRIMEAQKLLIKSSENITDIAVNVGFNSLTHFERTFKKINGITPTQYRGIEK; this comes from the coding sequence ATGGATAAAAAAGATGACAATATTTATAATGAAAGTAAGTTGACGAATGATTTTAGCATTTCACACAGGAAAACATCCTCAACTGTAAAATATTTTAAGCACTATCATAATGCATATGAGATCTTGTTGCAGAACAGTGGTTCAGGAGAGTTTTTTATAAAAGATAACAACTATAATATGACGTCAAAATCAATTTTTTTAATCGATAAATTTGATATACACAAGACTCTTGTTAAGAAAAATTCCGCCAATTATGATCGCTTTGTTTTACAGATGAAAGGTCCTTTTTTAAAAAACAACTGTATATTTGAAAAATATGATTTTCATTTAACAGATATATTTAAAAAAAATATTAAATACATAAAACTTAAAGATCAGGACTATAAAAAAATTAAGTATCTGACTGAAAAGATAATCATGGAGTCAACAAAAAAGAAATATATGTTTCAGCCTATCGTTCACGCTTATTTGCTAGAAATGGTTGTTATTATTGATAGAATTATAGAAATTGAGACAAAATACAGTAATAAAAATGACAAAAAAACCAATCCCAACCTTCAGCTGGCTGAAATAATAGCCTATATTAATCAAAATTATAAGAATAAAATAACTCTTCAGAATATTGCCGAAAAGTTATATATTAGTAAATATTATTTGAGTCATTTTTTTAAAGATAGTACAGGTTTTACAGTCATAGAGTTTGTCAACAACAAAAGAATTATGGAAGCACAGAAACTGTTGATAAAAAGCAGTGAAAATATAACTGATATTGCAGTAAATGTAGGATTTAATTCATTGACACATTTTGAAAGAACTTTTAAAAAAATAAATGGAATTACTCCCACCCAGTACAGAGGAATAGAAAAATAA
- a CDS encoding NAD(P)/FAD-dependent oxidoreductase gives MKKNYDITIIGGGVVGTAIARELSKYKTDVLLIEKENDVGQGASNSNSGVVHSGFTAPVGSLKADVCMYGNNHFEEICRDLDVPYEKTGKLVVAVEEKQVAELYNLQYIGRKNGAELHIVGEDFIEEKEPNISGKAAMYSPNSAITSPYELTIAFAENAYQNGVEINLNTEVLEINKKNHKFSVKTDKGEIMTDYVINSAGLHSDKIASFSGEDRYEIYPCRGEYYVLDKNASGLLSRLVYPAPPENAGGYGIHLTPTVEGNILIGPSNEYIDNVDNEATTKKVMDKLIKEAKEFLPKLSRDMVIRSYSGIRSKIVPPEVGGFTDFIIEKSPKYDNFINLIGIESPGLTSAPGIAKYVTEIIDEMEKLKKNEDFVKTRKGITKFYELSEEKQKELAADNPNYREIICRCENITKQEIIDALNNPLGVQTLKGVKYRARATMGRCQGGYCMSRIIEIMQDEFDMGLDEIKLEGNNSNLFAGQAKGWE, from the coding sequence TTGAAAAAAAACTACGATATTACAATAATAGGAGGTGGTGTAGTAGGCACTGCTATTGCAAGAGAATTAAGTAAATACAAAACTGATGTATTACTTATTGAAAAAGAAAATGATGTAGGGCAGGGTGCTAGCAACAGCAATAGTGGTGTAGTTCATTCTGGTTTTACAGCACCTGTGGGTTCACTTAAAGCAGATGTATGTATGTACGGCAACAATCATTTTGAAGAAATTTGCAGAGATCTGGATGTTCCATATGAAAAGACAGGTAAATTAGTGGTAGCTGTAGAAGAGAAACAGGTTGCAGAACTATATAATCTGCAGTACATCGGAAGAAAGAATGGTGCAGAACTGCATATAGTTGGTGAAGATTTTATAGAAGAAAAAGAACCGAACATATCAGGTAAAGCAGCGATGTATTCTCCCAATAGTGCAATTACAAGTCCATATGAACTTACAATAGCCTTTGCAGAGAATGCATATCAAAATGGTGTTGAGATCAACCTGAATACAGAAGTGTTAGAAATAAATAAAAAAAATCACAAATTTTCTGTCAAAACAGACAAAGGTGAAATTATGACAGATTATGTTATCAATTCTGCAGGTCTTCATTCAGATAAAATAGCATCTTTTTCTGGTGAAGATAGATATGAAATATATCCCTGCAGAGGTGAATATTACGTTCTGGACAAAAATGCGTCGGGGCTTCTGTCAAGACTTGTTTATCCAGCACCACCAGAAAATGCTGGCGGATATGGAATTCACCTTACTCCGACTGTAGAAGGAAATATTTTGATTGGACCTAGCAATGAATACATCGATAATGTTGATAATGAGGCTACAACAAAAAAAGTAATGGATAAATTGATAAAAGAAGCAAAAGAGTTTCTGCCCAAACTTTCTCGAGATATGGTGATTAGAAGTTATTCTGGTATTAGAAGCAAAATTGTTCCACCTGAGGTCGGTGGATTCACAGATTTTATTATAGAAAAAAGCCCCAAATATGATAACTTTATTAATTTAATTGGAATAGAATCACCTGGACTGACTTCTGCTCCAGGTATTGCAAAATATGTTACAGAAATAATAGATGAAATGGAAAAATTAAAGAAAAATGAAGACTTTGTAAAAACAAGAAAAGGAATAACCAAATTTTATGAACTTTCTGAAGAAAAGCAAAAAGAACTTGCTGCAGATAATCCCAATTACAGAGAAATAATTTGCAGATGTGAAAATATAACAAAGCAGGAGATAATAGATGCATTAAATAATCCTCTTGGAGTACAAACATTAAAAGGAGTAAAATACAGAGCTAGAGCCACAATGGGAAGATGTCAGGGCGGTTACTGTATGTCCAGAATAATAGAAATCATGCAGGATGAATTTGATATGGGTCTAGATGAAATTAAGCTGGAAGGCAATAACTCCAATCTTTTTGCTGGACAGGCAAAGGGGTGGGAATAA
- a CDS encoding NAD(P)/FAD-dependent oxidoreductase, with product MIKIGLVIIGAGPAGLAAALAAYEDGIEDILIIEREDRPGGILNQCIHDGFGLHKFKEVLTGPEYAHRYIDKVRGKEIEIMTNTIVTELTDEKEIKAFNENEGILHIKAEAVILAMGSRERTAGGISLPGDRPSGIYTAGLTQNLMNLQNIQVGKKIVILGSGDIGLIMARRLTLEGADVKTVLEIMPYSNGLRRNINQCLVDYDIPLKLNHTVIDVKGDGRLESVIVAEVDELFNPIAGTEYEIKCDTLILSVGLIPENELSKKAKVQLDNTTGGAVVKDNLETNVDGIFACGNVLHVHDLVDFVSDEAEKAGRAASEYIKKGHKLNKENIFVETGSGIGYVIPQVISKGKDQIFSMRVRKPDKDKKIKVIADGKVLHEELFKKLNPSEMIKIKVNKDKIKPMEKYNIKVVVE from the coding sequence ATGATTAAAATAGGACTCGTAATTATTGGAGCAGGACCTGCAGGGCTGGCTGCTGCACTTGCTGCATATGAAGACGGAATTGAAGATATATTAATTATCGAAAGAGAAGATAGGCCAGGGGGAATCTTAAACCAGTGTATCCACGATGGTTTTGGGCTGCACAAATTTAAAGAAGTGCTGACAGGACCAGAGTATGCTCACCGTTATATAGATAAAGTCAGAGGAAAAGAAATAGAAATTATGACAAATACTATAGTAACAGAATTAACAGATGAAAAGGAAATTAAAGCATTTAATGAAAATGAAGGCATTCTCCACATCAAAGCTGAGGCTGTGATTCTGGCTATGGGAAGCAGAGAAAGAACAGCAGGTGGAATAAGTTTACCTGGTGACAGGCCCTCCGGAATATATACTGCAGGACTTACACAGAATTTAATGAATCTACAGAATATACAGGTTGGTAAAAAAATCGTTATTCTTGGCTCTGGAGATATAGGTTTAATTATGGCCAGAAGGCTGACATTAGAAGGTGCAGATGTAAAGACAGTACTGGAAATTATGCCTTATTCAAATGGATTAAGGCGCAATATAAATCAGTGTCTTGTTGATTATGATATTCCACTTAAGCTAAATCATACAGTAATAGATGTTAAAGGTGATGGCAGGCTAGAATCAGTGATTGTGGCAGAAGTTGATGAGTTATTTAATCCGATTGCAGGTACAGAATATGAGATAAAGTGTGATACTTTAATTCTTTCTGTTGGACTTATTCCAGAAAATGAGCTTTCCAAAAAAGCAAAAGTTCAGTTAGATAACACAACAGGTGGAGCAGTGGTAAAAGACAATTTAGAGACAAATGTTGACGGCATATTTGCCTGTGGAAATGTTCTCCATGTTCATGATCTGGTGGATTTTGTTTCTGACGAAGCAGAAAAAGCAGGCAGAGCTGCATCTGAATATATTAAAAAAGGTCATAAATTAAATAAAGAAAACATATTTGTTGAAACCGGTAGTGGTATAGGATATGTAATTCCACAGGTTATTTCTAAAGGAAAAGATCAAATATTTTCTATGAGAGTAAGAAAACCTGATAAAGATAAGAAAATAAAGGTTATTGCTGATGGAAAAGTTCTTCATGAAGAACTTTTTAAAAAGCTAAATCCATCAGAAATGATAAAGATAAAGGTGAACAAAGATAAAATTAAACCAATGGAAAAATATAATATAAAGGTTGTGGTCGAATAA
- a CDS encoding DUF1667 domain-containing protein, with product MVEKKYISCILCPNGCDIKVKYMNDEIIEIEGAVCPKGKDYAKQEIKNPLRTLTSSVMVEDGDTSLVSVKTSKPVPLEKVMDIMNVIDDVNVNAPVSVGDIIIESPAGLDCDIVATREVKIKK from the coding sequence ATGGTAGAAAAAAAATATATATCCTGTATATTATGTCCAAATGGTTGTGATATAAAAGTAAAATATATGAATGATGAAATAATAGAAATTGAAGGTGCAGTCTGTCCAAAAGGCAAAGACTATGCAAAACAGGAAATAAAGAATCCACTTAGAACACTGACTTCTTCAGTGATGGTTGAAGATGGGGATACTTCTCTTGTAAGCGTAAAGACCAGTAAACCAGTACCATTAGAAAAGGTAATGGATATTATGAATGTAATTGATGATGTGAATGTGAATGCCCCTGTTTCAGTAGGAGATATTATTATTGAGTCTCCTGCGGGATTAGACTGTGATATTGTTGCTACAAGAGAAGTTAAAATAAAAAAATAA